In the Puntigrus tetrazona isolate hp1 chromosome 9, ASM1883169v1, whole genome shotgun sequence genome, one interval contains:
- the ppp2r3b gene encoding serine/threonine-protein phosphatase 2A regulatory subunit B'' subunit beta isoform X2 produces MASPQTLQPVLKMKVDELFLFWLSEPSTQAMLKDYLNKIKNGEINATERMTAALGAPCSPPSATLPSASGSNNRVGVNARALRRSVSTKKQAQAKKEEPVTPALSESIPKFYFPRGQPQANINIDNLISKIEKIFSQFPDERVTLKDMGLVAKACESPLYWKAPLFHAAGGDRRGYVSVHKFVAMWRKVLQTCHDDASKFLHLLAKPGCNYLEQEDFIPFLQDVVDSHTGLAFLKEASDFHSRYITTVVQRIFYNVNRSWTGKITCSELRRSSFLQNVALLEEEEEINQLTEFFSYEHFYVIYCKFWELDTDHDLYIDQRDLLRHNDQAISHRMIERLFSGAVTRDRKIRKEARLSYSDFVWFLISEEDKKTETSIEYWFRCMDLDGDGVLSMYELQYFYQEQSQKLEAMAIEPLPFEDCLCQMLDMVKPEIPGKITLRDLKRCKLSHIFFDTFFNVEKYLDHEQRDPLLAARDAETMGQEISDWERYAAEEYDNLVAEETANEQYNDCYDNVLDPVDHITCAFDLRNEKRHLFEIPNPHCNLELDEYEYEDDFE; encoded by the exons ATGGCATCACCACAAACGCTTCAGCCTGTCCTGAAGATGAAGGTCGACGAGCTCTTTCTCTTTTGGTTGAGTGAGCCGAGTACTCAAGCGATGCTAAAAGACTACCTCAACAAAATCAAGAATGGAGAA ATTAATGCTACAGAGAGAATGACTGCGGCCCTTGGTGCCCCGTGCAGCCCTCCTTCAGCCACCCTGCCATCTGCGAGTGGCAGCAATAACAGAGTGGGAGTGAATGCAAGGGCCCTGCGACGCTCTGTCAGCACTAAGAAG caGGCGCAGGCTAAGAAAGAAGAGCCCGTTACACCAGCTTTAAGTGAAAGCATTCCAAAGTTCTACTTCCCTCGAGGACAGCCCCAGGCCAATATCAACATAGACAATCTTATTTCCaagatagaaaaaatattttctcaatttCCTGATGAAAGAGTCACTTTAAAAGACATGGGGCTGGTCGCCAAG GCCTGTGAGAGCCCACTCTATTGGAAAGCTCCATTGTTCCATGCTGCTGGAGGAGACAGGAGGGGATATGTGTCCGTTCACAAGTTTGTGGCAATGTGGCGAAA AGTGCTTCAGACCTGTCATGATGACGCATCCAAATTTCTTCACCTTCTGGCCAAGCCTGGCTGCAATTATTTGGAACAAGAAGACTTTATTCCATTCCTGCAG gatgtgGTGGATTCACATACAGGTCTGGCATTTCTAAAGGAGGCTTCAGACTTTCACTCACGCTACATTACCACT GTAGTCcaaagaatattttataatgtaaaccGCTCATGGACTGGAAAAATAACATGTTCAGAACTCAGAAGAAGTAGTTTTCTACAG AATGTAGCACTtctggaggaagaggaagagattAATCAGTTGACCGAGTTCTTCTCTTATGAACATTTCTATGTTATCTACTGTAAGTTCTGGGAGCTGGATACGGATCATGACTTGTACATAGACCAGAGAGACCTGTTGCGACATAATGATCAAG CCATATCCCACCGAATGATTGAGAGATTATTCTCAGGAGCTGTAACCAG GGACAGAAAGATTCGCAAAGAGGCCCGACTGAGCTACTCTGACTTCGTATGGTTCCTCATATCTGAGGAGGACAAAAAGACTGAGACCAG CATAGAGTACTGGTTTCGCTGTATGGATCTGGATGGGGATGGAGTTCTATCCATGTATGAGCTGCAGTACTTCTACCAGGAGCAGTCTCAGAAGCTCGAGGCCATGGCCATTGAACCACTGCCTTTTGAGGACTGTCTGTGCCAAATGTTAGACATGGTTAAGCCAGAAATCCCAG gaaaAATCACTCTCAGGGACTTGAAGAGATGTAAACTTTCCCATATTTTCTTTGACACCTTCTTCAATGTTGAGAAGTACCTTGACCACGAACAGAGGGATCCCTTACTGGCTGCAAGG gATGCTGAGACAATGGGACAAGAAATTTCTGACTGGGAGAGATATGCTGCAGAGGAGTATGATAACTTGGTAGCTGAAGAAACTGCAAACGAGCAGTACAATGATTG ttatgaCAATGTTCTAGACCCAGTTGATCACATTACCTGTGCGTTTGACCTGCGAAATGAGAAGAGACATCTCTTTGAGATTCCCAACCCTCACTGTAACCTGGAACTGGATGAATATGAATACGAGGATGATTTTGAATGA
- the ppp2r3b gene encoding serine/threonine-protein phosphatase 2A regulatory subunit B'' subunit beta isoform X4: MASPQTLQPVLKMKVDELFLFWLSEPSTQAMLKDYLNKIKNGEVIELSHADFKGTSTLVLTENNNNNIASKINATERMTAALGAPCSPPSATLPSASGSNNRVGVNARALRRSVSTKKQAQAKKEEPVTPALSESIPKFYFPRGQPQANINIDNLISKIEKIFSQFPDERVTLKDMGLVAKACESPLYWKAPLFHAAGGDRRGYVSVHKFVAMWRKVLQTCHDDASKFLHLLAKPGCNYLEQEDFIPFLQDVVDSHTGLAFLKEASDFHSRYITTVVQRIFYNVNRSWTGKITCSELRRSSFLQNVALLEEEEEINQLTEFFSYEHFYVIYCKFWELDTDHDLYIDQRDLLRHNDQAISHRMIERLFSGAVTRDRKIRKEARLSYSDFVWFLISEEDKKTETSIEYWFRCMDLDGDGVLSMYELQYFYQEQSQKLEAMAIEPLPFEDCLCQMLDMVKPEIPGKITLRDLKRCKLSHIFFDTFFNVEKYLDHEQRDPLLAARDAETMGQEISDWERYAAEEYDNLVAEETANEQYNDWISTDF, encoded by the exons ATGGCATCACCACAAACGCTTCAGCCTGTCCTGAAGATGAAGGTCGACGAGCTCTTTCTCTTTTGGTTGAGTGAGCCGAGTACTCAAGCGATGCTAAAAGACTACCTCAACAAAATCAAGAATGGAGAAGTAATAGAGCTAAGTCATGCTGATTTCAAGGGCACAAGCACTTTGGTATTAAcagaaaataacaacaacaacattgcCTCAAAGATTAATGCTACAGAGAGAATGACTGCGGCCCTTGGTGCCCCGTGCAGCCCTCCTTCAGCCACCCTGCCATCTGCGAGTGGCAGCAATAACAGAGTGGGAGTGAATGCAAGGGCCCTGCGACGCTCTGTCAGCACTAAGAAG caGGCGCAGGCTAAGAAAGAAGAGCCCGTTACACCAGCTTTAAGTGAAAGCATTCCAAAGTTCTACTTCCCTCGAGGACAGCCCCAGGCCAATATCAACATAGACAATCTTATTTCCaagatagaaaaaatattttctcaatttCCTGATGAAAGAGTCACTTTAAAAGACATGGGGCTGGTCGCCAAG GCCTGTGAGAGCCCACTCTATTGGAAAGCTCCATTGTTCCATGCTGCTGGAGGAGACAGGAGGGGATATGTGTCCGTTCACAAGTTTGTGGCAATGTGGCGAAA AGTGCTTCAGACCTGTCATGATGACGCATCCAAATTTCTTCACCTTCTGGCCAAGCCTGGCTGCAATTATTTGGAACAAGAAGACTTTATTCCATTCCTGCAG gatgtgGTGGATTCACATACAGGTCTGGCATTTCTAAAGGAGGCTTCAGACTTTCACTCACGCTACATTACCACT GTAGTCcaaagaatattttataatgtaaaccGCTCATGGACTGGAAAAATAACATGTTCAGAACTCAGAAGAAGTAGTTTTCTACAG AATGTAGCACTtctggaggaagaggaagagattAATCAGTTGACCGAGTTCTTCTCTTATGAACATTTCTATGTTATCTACTGTAAGTTCTGGGAGCTGGATACGGATCATGACTTGTACATAGACCAGAGAGACCTGTTGCGACATAATGATCAAG CCATATCCCACCGAATGATTGAGAGATTATTCTCAGGAGCTGTAACCAG GGACAGAAAGATTCGCAAAGAGGCCCGACTGAGCTACTCTGACTTCGTATGGTTCCTCATATCTGAGGAGGACAAAAAGACTGAGACCAG CATAGAGTACTGGTTTCGCTGTATGGATCTGGATGGGGATGGAGTTCTATCCATGTATGAGCTGCAGTACTTCTACCAGGAGCAGTCTCAGAAGCTCGAGGCCATGGCCATTGAACCACTGCCTTTTGAGGACTGTCTGTGCCAAATGTTAGACATGGTTAAGCCAGAAATCCCAG gaaaAATCACTCTCAGGGACTTGAAGAGATGTAAACTTTCCCATATTTTCTTTGACACCTTCTTCAATGTTGAGAAGTACCTTGACCACGAACAGAGGGATCCCTTACTGGCTGCAAGG gATGCTGAGACAATGGGACAAGAAATTTCTGACTGGGAGAGATATGCTGCAGAGGAGTATGATAACTTGGTAGCTGAAGAAACTGCAAACGAGCAGTACAATGATTG GATCAGCACAGACTTCTAA
- the ppp2r3b gene encoding serine/threonine-protein phosphatase 2A regulatory subunit B'' subunit beta isoform X3, with translation MASPQTLQPVLKMKVDELFLFWLSEPSTQAMLKDYLNKIKNGEVIELSHADFKGTSTLVLTENNNNNIASKINATERMTAALGAPCSPPSATLPSASGSNNRVGVNARALRRSVSTKKQAQAKKEEPVTPALSESIPKFYFPRGQPQANINIDNLISKIEKIFSQFPDERVTLKDMGLVAKACESPLYWKAPLFHAAGGDRRGYVSVHKFVAMWRKVLQTCHDDASKFLHLLAKPGCNYLEQEDFIPFLQDVVDSHTGLAFLKEASDFHSRYITTVVQRIFYNVNRSWTGKITCSELRRSSFLQNVALLEEEEEINQLTEFFSYEHFYVIYCKFWELDTDHDLYIDQRDLLRHNDQAISHRMIERLFSGAVTRDRKIRKEARLSYSDFVWFLISEEDKKTETSIEYWFRCMDLDGDGVLSMYELQYFYQEQSQKLEAMAIEPLPFEDCLCQMLDMVKPEIPGKITLRDLKRCKLSHIFFDTFFNVEKYLDHEQRDPLLAARDAETMGQEISDWERYAAEEYDNLVAEETANEQYNDCDQRAEVSCDAFRISTDF, from the exons ATGGCATCACCACAAACGCTTCAGCCTGTCCTGAAGATGAAGGTCGACGAGCTCTTTCTCTTTTGGTTGAGTGAGCCGAGTACTCAAGCGATGCTAAAAGACTACCTCAACAAAATCAAGAATGGAGAAGTAATAGAGCTAAGTCATGCTGATTTCAAGGGCACAAGCACTTTGGTATTAAcagaaaataacaacaacaacattgcCTCAAAGATTAATGCTACAGAGAGAATGACTGCGGCCCTTGGTGCCCCGTGCAGCCCTCCTTCAGCCACCCTGCCATCTGCGAGTGGCAGCAATAACAGAGTGGGAGTGAATGCAAGGGCCCTGCGACGCTCTGTCAGCACTAAGAAG caGGCGCAGGCTAAGAAAGAAGAGCCCGTTACACCAGCTTTAAGTGAAAGCATTCCAAAGTTCTACTTCCCTCGAGGACAGCCCCAGGCCAATATCAACATAGACAATCTTATTTCCaagatagaaaaaatattttctcaatttCCTGATGAAAGAGTCACTTTAAAAGACATGGGGCTGGTCGCCAAG GCCTGTGAGAGCCCACTCTATTGGAAAGCTCCATTGTTCCATGCTGCTGGAGGAGACAGGAGGGGATATGTGTCCGTTCACAAGTTTGTGGCAATGTGGCGAAA AGTGCTTCAGACCTGTCATGATGACGCATCCAAATTTCTTCACCTTCTGGCCAAGCCTGGCTGCAATTATTTGGAACAAGAAGACTTTATTCCATTCCTGCAG gatgtgGTGGATTCACATACAGGTCTGGCATTTCTAAAGGAGGCTTCAGACTTTCACTCACGCTACATTACCACT GTAGTCcaaagaatattttataatgtaaaccGCTCATGGACTGGAAAAATAACATGTTCAGAACTCAGAAGAAGTAGTTTTCTACAG AATGTAGCACTtctggaggaagaggaagagattAATCAGTTGACCGAGTTCTTCTCTTATGAACATTTCTATGTTATCTACTGTAAGTTCTGGGAGCTGGATACGGATCATGACTTGTACATAGACCAGAGAGACCTGTTGCGACATAATGATCAAG CCATATCCCACCGAATGATTGAGAGATTATTCTCAGGAGCTGTAACCAG GGACAGAAAGATTCGCAAAGAGGCCCGACTGAGCTACTCTGACTTCGTATGGTTCCTCATATCTGAGGAGGACAAAAAGACTGAGACCAG CATAGAGTACTGGTTTCGCTGTATGGATCTGGATGGGGATGGAGTTCTATCCATGTATGAGCTGCAGTACTTCTACCAGGAGCAGTCTCAGAAGCTCGAGGCCATGGCCATTGAACCACTGCCTTTTGAGGACTGTCTGTGCCAAATGTTAGACATGGTTAAGCCAGAAATCCCAG gaaaAATCACTCTCAGGGACTTGAAGAGATGTAAACTTTCCCATATTTTCTTTGACACCTTCTTCAATGTTGAGAAGTACCTTGACCACGAACAGAGGGATCCCTTACTGGCTGCAAGG gATGCTGAGACAATGGGACAAGAAATTTCTGACTGGGAGAGATATGCTGCAGAGGAGTATGATAACTTGGTAGCTGAAGAAACTGCAAACGAGCAGTACAATGATTG TGATCAGAGGGCTGAGGTATCATGTGATGCTTTTAGGATCAGCACAGACTTCTAA
- the ppp2r3b gene encoding serine/threonine-protein phosphatase 2A regulatory subunit B'' subunit beta isoform X1 has translation MASPQTLQPVLKMKVDELFLFWLSEPSTQAMLKDYLNKIKNGEVIELSHADFKGTSTLVLTENNNNNIASKINATERMTAALGAPCSPPSATLPSASGSNNRVGVNARALRRSVSTKKQAQAKKEEPVTPALSESIPKFYFPRGQPQANINIDNLISKIEKIFSQFPDERVTLKDMGLVAKACESPLYWKAPLFHAAGGDRRGYVSVHKFVAMWRKVLQTCHDDASKFLHLLAKPGCNYLEQEDFIPFLQDVVDSHTGLAFLKEASDFHSRYITTVVQRIFYNVNRSWTGKITCSELRRSSFLQNVALLEEEEEINQLTEFFSYEHFYVIYCKFWELDTDHDLYIDQRDLLRHNDQAISHRMIERLFSGAVTRDRKIRKEARLSYSDFVWFLISEEDKKTETSIEYWFRCMDLDGDGVLSMYELQYFYQEQSQKLEAMAIEPLPFEDCLCQMLDMVKPEIPGKITLRDLKRCKLSHIFFDTFFNVEKYLDHEQRDPLLAARDAETMGQEISDWERYAAEEYDNLVAEETANEQYNDCYDNVLDPVDHITCAFDLRNEKRHLFEIPNPHCNLELDEYEYEDDFE, from the exons ATGGCATCACCACAAACGCTTCAGCCTGTCCTGAAGATGAAGGTCGACGAGCTCTTTCTCTTTTGGTTGAGTGAGCCGAGTACTCAAGCGATGCTAAAAGACTACCTCAACAAAATCAAGAATGGAGAAGTAATAGAGCTAAGTCATGCTGATTTCAAGGGCACAAGCACTTTGGTATTAAcagaaaataacaacaacaacattgcCTCAAAGATTAATGCTACAGAGAGAATGACTGCGGCCCTTGGTGCCCCGTGCAGCCCTCCTTCAGCCACCCTGCCATCTGCGAGTGGCAGCAATAACAGAGTGGGAGTGAATGCAAGGGCCCTGCGACGCTCTGTCAGCACTAAGAAG caGGCGCAGGCTAAGAAAGAAGAGCCCGTTACACCAGCTTTAAGTGAAAGCATTCCAAAGTTCTACTTCCCTCGAGGACAGCCCCAGGCCAATATCAACATAGACAATCTTATTTCCaagatagaaaaaatattttctcaatttCCTGATGAAAGAGTCACTTTAAAAGACATGGGGCTGGTCGCCAAG GCCTGTGAGAGCCCACTCTATTGGAAAGCTCCATTGTTCCATGCTGCTGGAGGAGACAGGAGGGGATATGTGTCCGTTCACAAGTTTGTGGCAATGTGGCGAAA AGTGCTTCAGACCTGTCATGATGACGCATCCAAATTTCTTCACCTTCTGGCCAAGCCTGGCTGCAATTATTTGGAACAAGAAGACTTTATTCCATTCCTGCAG gatgtgGTGGATTCACATACAGGTCTGGCATTTCTAAAGGAGGCTTCAGACTTTCACTCACGCTACATTACCACT GTAGTCcaaagaatattttataatgtaaaccGCTCATGGACTGGAAAAATAACATGTTCAGAACTCAGAAGAAGTAGTTTTCTACAG AATGTAGCACTtctggaggaagaggaagagattAATCAGTTGACCGAGTTCTTCTCTTATGAACATTTCTATGTTATCTACTGTAAGTTCTGGGAGCTGGATACGGATCATGACTTGTACATAGACCAGAGAGACCTGTTGCGACATAATGATCAAG CCATATCCCACCGAATGATTGAGAGATTATTCTCAGGAGCTGTAACCAG GGACAGAAAGATTCGCAAAGAGGCCCGACTGAGCTACTCTGACTTCGTATGGTTCCTCATATCTGAGGAGGACAAAAAGACTGAGACCAG CATAGAGTACTGGTTTCGCTGTATGGATCTGGATGGGGATGGAGTTCTATCCATGTATGAGCTGCAGTACTTCTACCAGGAGCAGTCTCAGAAGCTCGAGGCCATGGCCATTGAACCACTGCCTTTTGAGGACTGTCTGTGCCAAATGTTAGACATGGTTAAGCCAGAAATCCCAG gaaaAATCACTCTCAGGGACTTGAAGAGATGTAAACTTTCCCATATTTTCTTTGACACCTTCTTCAATGTTGAGAAGTACCTTGACCACGAACAGAGGGATCCCTTACTGGCTGCAAGG gATGCTGAGACAATGGGACAAGAAATTTCTGACTGGGAGAGATATGCTGCAGAGGAGTATGATAACTTGGTAGCTGAAGAAACTGCAAACGAGCAGTACAATGATTG ttatgaCAATGTTCTAGACCCAGTTGATCACATTACCTGTGCGTTTGACCTGCGAAATGAGAAGAGACATCTCTTTGAGATTCCCAACCCTCACTGTAACCTGGAACTGGATGAATATGAATACGAGGATGATTTTGAATGA
- the ppp2r3b gene encoding serine/threonine-protein phosphatase 2A regulatory subunit B'' subunit beta isoform X5: MRMKEISLRQDPDLRKELALLARGCDFVLPSRFKKRLKAFQQGQQAQAKKEEPVTPALSESIPKFYFPRGQPQANINIDNLISKIEKIFSQFPDERVTLKDMGLVAKACESPLYWKAPLFHAAGGDRRGYVSVHKFVAMWRKVLQTCHDDASKFLHLLAKPGCNYLEQEDFIPFLQDVVDSHTGLAFLKEASDFHSRYITTVVQRIFYNVNRSWTGKITCSELRRSSFLQNVALLEEEEEINQLTEFFSYEHFYVIYCKFWELDTDHDLYIDQRDLLRHNDQAISHRMIERLFSGAVTRDRKIRKEARLSYSDFVWFLISEEDKKTETSIEYWFRCMDLDGDGVLSMYELQYFYQEQSQKLEAMAIEPLPFEDCLCQMLDMVKPEIPGKITLRDLKRCKLSHIFFDTFFNVEKYLDHEQRDPLLAARDAETMGQEISDWERYAAEEYDNLVAEETANEQYNDCYDNVLDPVDHITCAFDLRNEKRHLFEIPNPHCNLELDEYEYEDDFE, from the exons ATGAGAATGAAGGAGATCTCTTTACGACAGGACCCTGACCTGAGGAAGGAGCTGGCACTGCTGGCACGCGGCTGCGACTTTGTGTTACCCTCTCGCTTTAAGAAGAGGCTCAAAGCCTTCCAGCAAGGACAG caGGCGCAGGCTAAGAAAGAAGAGCCCGTTACACCAGCTTTAAGTGAAAGCATTCCAAAGTTCTACTTCCCTCGAGGACAGCCCCAGGCCAATATCAACATAGACAATCTTATTTCCaagatagaaaaaatattttctcaatttCCTGATGAAAGAGTCACTTTAAAAGACATGGGGCTGGTCGCCAAG GCCTGTGAGAGCCCACTCTATTGGAAAGCTCCATTGTTCCATGCTGCTGGAGGAGACAGGAGGGGATATGTGTCCGTTCACAAGTTTGTGGCAATGTGGCGAAA AGTGCTTCAGACCTGTCATGATGACGCATCCAAATTTCTTCACCTTCTGGCCAAGCCTGGCTGCAATTATTTGGAACAAGAAGACTTTATTCCATTCCTGCAG gatgtgGTGGATTCACATACAGGTCTGGCATTTCTAAAGGAGGCTTCAGACTTTCACTCACGCTACATTACCACT GTAGTCcaaagaatattttataatgtaaaccGCTCATGGACTGGAAAAATAACATGTTCAGAACTCAGAAGAAGTAGTTTTCTACAG AATGTAGCACTtctggaggaagaggaagagattAATCAGTTGACCGAGTTCTTCTCTTATGAACATTTCTATGTTATCTACTGTAAGTTCTGGGAGCTGGATACGGATCATGACTTGTACATAGACCAGAGAGACCTGTTGCGACATAATGATCAAG CCATATCCCACCGAATGATTGAGAGATTATTCTCAGGAGCTGTAACCAG GGACAGAAAGATTCGCAAAGAGGCCCGACTGAGCTACTCTGACTTCGTATGGTTCCTCATATCTGAGGAGGACAAAAAGACTGAGACCAG CATAGAGTACTGGTTTCGCTGTATGGATCTGGATGGGGATGGAGTTCTATCCATGTATGAGCTGCAGTACTTCTACCAGGAGCAGTCTCAGAAGCTCGAGGCCATGGCCATTGAACCACTGCCTTTTGAGGACTGTCTGTGCCAAATGTTAGACATGGTTAAGCCAGAAATCCCAG gaaaAATCACTCTCAGGGACTTGAAGAGATGTAAACTTTCCCATATTTTCTTTGACACCTTCTTCAATGTTGAGAAGTACCTTGACCACGAACAGAGGGATCCCTTACTGGCTGCAAGG gATGCTGAGACAATGGGACAAGAAATTTCTGACTGGGAGAGATATGCTGCAGAGGAGTATGATAACTTGGTAGCTGAAGAAACTGCAAACGAGCAGTACAATGATTG ttatgaCAATGTTCTAGACCCAGTTGATCACATTACCTGTGCGTTTGACCTGCGAAATGAGAAGAGACATCTCTTTGAGATTCCCAACCCTCACTGTAACCTGGAACTGGATGAATATGAATACGAGGATGATTTTGAATGA